CGGCTATCGCTGACCCGTTCCCAGCAGTTTTTGAGGTAAGATCATGAAATTTAATACTCCACTGCCCACGGGACTGGCGACCTTTGCGGTTGTCTTCGGACTGGGTCTCTCCGCCGTCAATGCTCAGACCGCCCTTTCGCGCAACGAGATCGTCAATTCTCTTCAAGGTGCTCAGGCGAAGGTGGATATCAGCGCCGACGATCTGCGTAAGCAGGCGCTCGAGCACATCAAGAAGTATCCTGGCGATAACTCGACCGAAGTATTGCCACTGGCGGCGAAACTGGCACAACTGCGCCAGTTCAACGTCGAGATCACGTTCGACTTCGACTCGGATCGGATTCGTCCTGAATCCTACGAGACGGTGGGGATCATCGCCGATGCCCTGCACACGCCATATCTGATGGGCCAGACCTTTTTTGTGGTCGGCCATACGGATGCCAAGGGGGATCGGGAATACAATCTGAATCTTTCCCAGCGCCGCGCCGACGCCATTCGCGACGCTCTTGTAACGACGTTCCGGGTTCCCGCAGGCCAGCTTGAAGCCGTTGGTTTGGGCGAAGAGCAGCTTCGTGACCCTTCCAAGCCGGACGCCGAGATCAACCGGCGCGTCCAGCTGATCAACGTCGGCTTCTGACGATCATTTACAACCAAGACCCTACCGGAGCGTGATTTCGCTCCGGTAGGGTCGGACCATTTATTGACCAATCGCAATTTTGACGCGCGCATTGTTCGCGATGAGTGAACGACTATGTGACGAATTCCCGACTTCTCAGGTC
This sequence is a window from Labrenzia sp. CE80. Protein-coding genes within it:
- a CDS encoding OmpA family protein, whose product is MKFNTPLPTGLATFAVVFGLGLSAVNAQTALSRNEIVNSLQGAQAKVDISADDLRKQALEHIKKYPGDNSTEVLPLAAKLAQLRQFNVEITFDFDSDRIRPESYETVGIIADALHTPYLMGQTFFVVGHTDAKGDREYNLNLSQRRADAIRDALVTTFRVPAGQLEAVGLGEEQLRDPSKPDAEINRRVQLINVGF